In Methanothermus fervidus DSM 2088, a single genomic region encodes these proteins:
- a CDS encoding magnesium chelatase ChlI subunit (COGs: COG1239 Mg-chelatase subunit ChlI~InterPro IPR002035: IPR000523: IPR003593~KEGG: ton:TON_1876 magnesium chelatase, ChlI subunit~PFAM: magnesium chelatase ChlI subunit~SMART: AAA ATPase~SPTR: B6YVP3 Magnesium chelatase, ChlI subunit~PFAM: Magnesium chelatase, subunit ChlI; MCM2/3/5 family) yields the protein MEYCERQLSFPFSAVVGQEEAKTALLCVAVNPLIGGVLLKGDKGTGKSTLVRSLTNILPEIEVVADCEFRCNPNNPLEMCDDCYERFSSNEKLPVEKRKMSFVNLPLSITIDRLIGTIDVTKFLKEGKKALNPGLMAEANRGVLYIDEVNLLDDYIADSLLDAAAMGWNTIEREGISFRHPARFILVGSMNPEEGELRPQILDRFGLCVEISAPMNPEERIEIVRRTEEFQKDPVEFYEKYKKEEEELTKKIVKARELLPKVKVDEDLLELLAETIIKLGIKTNRAEIATIKTAKSISALDGRKKVSMEDIEKAMELTLKHRLKDKPFQRRKEGGKSLPKTKFFRSRIRSSKKQKLNRSSDREDFGSRRFDDTFFPPLKTEVPEIDSKKKIKFSGSAHRSSRDITMTTINQPKGIPVAHIPLSSNKDESANDIDLYNSIIHAMLRERKLPVKFEKDDIRIRVRRVKAPTLWVIILDSSGSMAVKKRIRIAKGIAEKLIEDGYTKRSKMAFILAKGFKSEIVVPPTKNYWQIVDEIERAPTGGRTPLSSALQQLISLSKREKMKEESLKVKAFMITDGRANVPLTDDIEKEMVNLAKNIKKEGIELYIYDTSVSGIYLGVSCIPILKEICNAKVQKV from the coding sequence ATGGAATATTGTGAAAGGCAATTAAGTTTCCCATTTTCCGCTGTTGTTGGTCAAGAAGAAGCTAAGACAGCTCTTTTATGTGTTGCTGTAAATCCGTTGATAGGTGGTGTTTTACTAAAAGGTGATAAGGGAACAGGTAAATCTACGCTAGTTAGATCATTAACAAACATACTACCTGAGATTGAAGTAGTTGCAGATTGTGAATTTAGATGCAACCCAAACAATCCGCTTGAAATGTGTGATGATTGTTACGAACGCTTTTCATCCAATGAAAAATTACCGGTAGAAAAAAGAAAAATGAGCTTTGTTAACTTACCACTAAGTATAACTATAGATAGACTGATAGGTACTATAGACGTTACAAAGTTTTTAAAGGAAGGTAAGAAAGCTTTAAATCCTGGATTAATGGCGGAAGCAAATAGAGGTGTTCTATATATAGATGAAGTCAATTTACTTGATGATTATATTGCAGATTCTCTTTTAGATGCAGCTGCAATGGGATGGAACACAATAGAGAGGGAAGGAATTTCATTTAGACATCCTGCAAGATTTATATTAGTAGGAAGCATGAACCCAGAGGAAGGAGAATTAAGACCGCAAATATTAGATAGATTTGGTCTGTGTGTTGAAATATCTGCACCTATGAATCCAGAGGAGAGAATTGAAATTGTTAGAAGGACTGAAGAATTCCAAAAAGACCCTGTAGAATTTTATGAAAAATACAAAAAAGAGGAAGAAGAGCTAACAAAAAAAATTGTCAAAGCAAGAGAATTATTACCAAAAGTTAAAGTTGATGAAGATCTTTTAGAATTACTTGCAGAAACAATAATTAAATTAGGAATAAAAACAAATAGGGCTGAGATAGCAACTATAAAGACAGCTAAGTCAATTTCTGCTCTTGACGGCAGAAAAAAAGTTTCTATGGAAGACATTGAAAAAGCAATGGAACTAACATTAAAACACAGACTAAAAGATAAGCCTTTCCAAAGAAGAAAAGAAGGTGGGAAATCTTTACCTAAGACAAAATTTTTTCGAAGCAGGATAAGAAGTAGTAAAAAACAGAAATTGAATAGAAGTTCTGATCGTGAAGATTTCGGTAGTAGGAGGTTTGATGACACTTTTTTTCCACCTCTAAAGACAGAAGTTCCAGAGATAGATTCTAAAAAAAAGATAAAATTCAGTGGTTCTGCGCATAGGTCTTCAAGAGACATTACAATGACAACTATAAATCAGCCAAAAGGGATACCAGTAGCTCATATACCCTTATCCTCAAATAAAGATGAATCTGCAAATGACATTGACTTATATAATTCCATAATACATGCAATGCTTAGGGAAAGAAAACTTCCAGTTAAATTTGAAAAAGATGATATCAGAATAAGAGTTAGACGTGTGAAAGCCCCTACCCTTTGGGTAATTATATTGGATTCTAGTGGAAGCATGGCTGTAAAGAAAAGAATAAGAATTGCTAAAGGTATTGCAGAAAAACTCATTGAAGATGGATACACAAAAAGATCTAAAATGGCATTTATACTCGCCAAAGGCTTTAAATCAGAAATAGTAGTACCTCCTACAAAAAATTATTGGCAAATTGTAGATGAAATTGAACGAGCCCCCACTGGTGGTAGAACACCATTATCTTCCGCATTACAACAACTTATTTCATTATCTAAAAGAGAAAAGATGAAAGAAGAATCATTAAAAGTAAAAGCATTTATGATAACAGATGGTAGAGCAAATGTTCCACTGACAGATGACATTGAAAAAGAAATGGTAAACTTAGCAAAAAACATTAAAAAAGAAGGTATTGAACTTTACATCTATGATACAAGCGTCTCAGGAATATATTTAGGAGTATCATGTATACCTATTTTAAAAGAGATATGTAATGCAAAAGTACAAAAAGTTTAA